The Aeromicrobium yanjiei DNA segment AGCGAGCTTGCCGTCGAGGTAGTCGGTGATGCCCGAGACCATGAGGACCAGCAGGGCCAGCCCGTCCTTCTCGGGGCCGAGAACGAGCCACAGGAACACCGGCACGAGCAGCAGTCGTACGAAGCTCAGGGCGTTGGGGATCGTGAGGACGCGATCGTTCACGCCAACCGCCTCCTCACGTCGTCTCGAGCCCCCGAATGTCCACAGACAGACTAGGTCATGGCACCCGACGGCCTTGTCGCGGACACGGCCCTCGTGACCACGACGTGGGCACCCCCGTTGCATCGGGGAACAGGACTGACAGACTGGAGGTTGAACCCCGAACAACTCACAGCAGGGCACAAGGGTGCCCTCATCCCGAGGAGGAACGTGGCTGTCTACTCTCTTCCGGACCTGCCGTACGACTACGGCGCTCTGGATCCGCACATTTCGGGCAAGATCATGGAGCTTCACCACTCGAAGCACCACGCCACCTACGTCGCCGGCATCAACCAGGCGCTCGAGCAGCTCGAGGAGGCCCGCGAGAAGCAGTCCTTCGGCAACATCAACGTGCTGGAGAAGAACCTCGCCTTCCACCTCGGTGGTCACATCAACCACTCGATCTTCTGGAAGAACCTCTCCCCCGACGGCGGCGACAAGCCCACGGGTGAGCTCGCGGCAGCGATCGACCAGGACTTCGGCTCGTTCGATGCGTTCCGCGCGCAGTTCGAGGCCACGGCCCTCGGTCTGCAGGGCTCCGGCTGGGCGATCCTCACGTGGGACACGCTCGGACAGAAGCTCGTCGTCGTGCAGCTGTTCGACCAGCAGAACAACATCCCGGCCACGCTGATCCCGATCACGCAGCTGGACATGTGGGAGCACGCGTTCTACCTGGACTACCTCAACGTCAAGGGCGACTACGTCAAGGCGTGGTGGAACATCGTCAACTGGGCCGACGCCCAGGAGCGCTTCACCGCAGCAACCTCCGGCGGCCAGATCATCTTCTGAGTCTGACGTCGACCACGACGGCGGGATCCCTTCGGGGGTCCCGCCGTCGTCGTTCGTGGGGGCTCAGGGCTCGCGGCGCCGGCCGTGCTCGGCCAGGTCGCGCAGCCGTGCGTTGTACGCCTCGAGCGCCGCGTCCTCGTTGCGGTCCTCGGCCCGGTCGTAGCGCTTGGCCTCGCGCGTGTCGGACCGGAACCACTGGAACAGGATCGCGATCATGACCAGCACGAGCGGGATCTCGCCCATCGCCCACGCCATCCCGCCGCCGAGGTACTGATCGGCCAGCAGGTCGGTCCGGTAGGGACGATCGAGCGCCTTCCAGTAGTCCAGGGCGAACACCGTGTTGGACGACATCACCGCGATCGCGAAGAACGCGTGGAACGGCACCGTCACCAGCAGCATCCCGAACCGCGCGATGGGCTGCAGGTTGCGCGGCGACGGGTCGATCCCGATGAGGACGTAGTAGAACAGCGTGCCCACGGCCAGGAAGTGCAGCTCCATGATCGGGTGACCCCAGTGGTTGCCCATGAGCGTCTCGAAGATCCCGGTGAAGTACAGGCCGTAGAGGCTGCCCACGAACAGCACCGGCCCGACGAGCGGGTGGGTGATGAACGTGGAGTAGCGCGAGTTCAGGAAGACCAGCAGCATCGAGCGCGGCGAGACCTCCCCCGGCTGGCGCGGACCCGGCAGCGTACGCAGCGCGAGCGTCACGGGAGCGCCGAGGACCAGGAAGATCGGCGCGACCATCGACAGCAGCATGTGCGAGG contains these protein-coding regions:
- a CDS encoding superoxide dismutase, with protein sequence MAVYSLPDLPYDYGALDPHISGKIMELHHSKHHATYVAGINQALEQLEEAREKQSFGNINVLEKNLAFHLGGHINHSIFWKNLSPDGGDKPTGELAAAIDQDFGSFDAFRAQFEATALGLQGSGWAILTWDTLGQKLVVVQLFDQQNNIPATLIPITQLDMWEHAFYLDYLNVKGDYVKAWWNIVNWADAQERFTAATSGGQIIF